One genomic region from Leptolyngbya sp. FACHB-261 encodes:
- a CDS encoding DUF6152 family protein gives MLKQGLKNALKQRLMQIVMAVIAIAALVTIEAERASAHHGWSEYNNQQTLNLTGQIRSVGYANPHTVIQVEAAGKVWRAVLAPPARMQRRGLPQNALRVGQTVRIVGYPHRSEANEMRAEQIVLSNQTVELR, from the coding sequence ATGCTCAAGCAGGGACTCAAGAACGCGCTCAAGCAAAGGCTGATGCAGATCGTGATGGCTGTAATTGCAATCGCAGCCCTGGTCACGATTGAAGCGGAACGAGCCAGTGCGCACCACGGCTGGAGCGAGTACAACAATCAGCAGACTCTAAACCTCACAGGGCAAATTCGCAGTGTGGGCTATGCCAATCCACACACGGTTATTCAAGTTGAAGCTGCCGGTAAAGTGTGGCGTGCGGTTTTGGCCCCGCCTGCTCGTATGCAACGTCGAGGTTTGCCCCAGAATGCCCTGCGAGTCGGCCAGACTGTACGAATCGTTGGCTATCCCCACCGCAGCGAGGCCAACGAAATGCGGGCAGAGCAGATTGTGCTCAGCAACCAGACGGTGGAGTTGCGCTAA
- a CDS encoding DUF2949 domain-containing protein translates to MELSRSKAQLVSFLQQELTLPPSSIALALRHWEQDPGPLSMILWQYGLVSLEQLEKIFDWLEMSEHEDIGQPVTVPIS, encoded by the coding sequence ATGGAATTGAGTAGAAGCAAGGCTCAGCTCGTCAGTTTTCTGCAACAGGAACTGACACTTCCACCTTCATCCATCGCATTAGCCTTGCGGCATTGGGAGCAGGATCCTGGTCCTCTATCGATGATTCTTTGGCAGTACGGCCTGGTCTCTTTAGAGCAGCTTGAGAAGATTTTTGACTGGCTCGAAATGAGCGAGCACGAAGATATTGGTCAGCCCGTTACCGTCCCAATAAGTTAA
- a CDS encoding M28 family peptidase: MVASPWRAAAAIALVAMSAACEGDLSRVGAQTPAIAPAPASTPAQQPVTAPAEPGDPYATAQALVALGPRVAGTPATAQASSYLVEAYRRAGYVTEVQTFTYSKFQDLGSSLNIGGTTIEARALNGSTSGRITAPLVAVPNLGRPADFAAVDVRGAVAIVRRGEIRFSEKVQNAAAAGAVSLIIINNEPGQLLGAVGGESRIPALTLSGERGGPLLEQARRQRLSVDLNVNTRQGTVTGRNVIAHLEGVDRPSVVLGGHYDSVQGSPGANDNASGTAVVLEIARQLKDTPLARQAWFVAFDGEEDGLHGSKAFVKTAGPQFLTGLKGMLNFDMVGVNDGLRVGGNSELTALAKAIDPKISTFDANGGSDHASFAAADVPVIFFYRGQDPNYHSPNDRVVDSRLLNETARIGLGVVKQLLAPDSVRSQI, encoded by the coding sequence ATGGTTGCAAGTCCGTGGCGGGCTGCTGCCGCTATAGCTTTGGTTGCAATGTCTGCCGCTTGTGAAGGCGATCTCAGCCGAGTCGGTGCGCAGACCCCAGCCATTGCCCCCGCCCCTGCCTCTACCCCTGCCCAACAACCTGTTACCGCACCTGCTGAGCCTGGCGACCCTTACGCAACCGCTCAAGCTTTAGTAGCCCTCGGCCCACGCGTAGCGGGAACTCCAGCAACGGCCCAGGCCAGCAGCTACCTGGTAGAGGCGTATCGCAGAGCGGGTTATGTCACTGAGGTTCAAACCTTTACTTATTCAAAGTTTCAAGATTTGGGCTCAAGTTTAAACATTGGTGGGACGACGATTGAGGCGCGAGCCCTGAATGGTTCTACCTCTGGCAGAATCACAGCCCCACTTGTTGCCGTCCCCAATCTGGGACGCCCTGCCGACTTCGCTGCGGTTGATGTTCGAGGGGCAGTTGCAATTGTGCGGCGTGGCGAGATTCGCTTTTCGGAGAAGGTGCAGAACGCAGCGGCTGCCGGAGCCGTCAGTCTGATCATCATCAACAATGAACCAGGCCAACTGCTCGGCGCAGTGGGGGGTGAAAGCAGAATCCCCGCACTGACGCTATCGGGGGAGCGCGGCGGTCCATTGCTAGAGCAAGCCCGTCGCCAACGGCTGTCAGTGGACCTGAACGTGAATACTCGTCAAGGAACTGTCACCGGGCGCAATGTGATCGCGCACTTAGAGGGAGTGGACCGCCCCAGTGTTGTGCTCGGCGGCCACTACGACTCAGTGCAGGGCTCACCCGGTGCCAATGACAATGCCTCAGGCACGGCAGTTGTCCTGGAGATCGCTCGCCAGTTGAAGGATACGCCTCTGGCCCGTCAGGCCTGGTTTGTCGCCTTTGATGGCGAAGAAGACGGCTTGCATGGCTCTAAAGCCTTTGTGAAAACCGCCGGACCCCAGTTCTTGACTGGCCTGAAGGGGATGCTGAACTTCGACATGGTGGGGGTGAATGACGGCCTTCGGGTGGGCGGCAATTCAGAACTGACAGCGTTAGCCAAAGCCATTGACCCGAAAATTTCCACGTTTGATGCCAACGGCGGTAGCGATCACGCTTCGTTTGCAGCAGCTGATGTACCGGTTATCTTCTTTTACCGGGGGCAAGACCCCAATTATCACAGCCCAAATGACCGAGTCGTTGATTCCCGTTTGCTTAACGAAACAGCCCGAATTGGGCTTGGAGTAGTCAAGCAACTATTGGCTCCTGATTCTGTTCGTTCCCAAATTTAA
- a CDS encoding trypsin-like peptidase domain-containing protein → MFLLFARKSASYLSLILLGAVGGFWGAQNLPTQTLPIQLPIHSPTARLLPELTGNPAAALGPNTEANFIADAVEKTGPAVVRIDSSRNLGRPTASRNRVMRGIGSGFIVQPDGLVLTSAHVVDGADRVTVTLKDGRNFNGRVLGEDERTDVAVIKIEAANLPAVTLGNSADLRPGEWAIAIGNPLGLDNTVTAGIISATDRSSQDVGARNRQIDFIQTDAAINPGNSGGPLLNQQGQVIGMNTAIIGRAQGLGFAVPINRVQQIASQLAAQS, encoded by the coding sequence ATGTTTCTCCTTTTTGCCCGGAAGTCAGCAAGTTACTTATCGCTAATTTTATTAGGTGCTGTTGGCGGTTTTTGGGGCGCCCAGAATTTGCCGACCCAAACGCTACCGATCCAGCTCCCTATTCATTCCCCAACAGCTCGCTTACTACCTGAGTTGACTGGTAATCCAGCGGCAGCTCTAGGACCTAATACAGAGGCCAATTTCATCGCTGATGCTGTGGAGAAAACTGGCCCCGCAGTCGTTCGGATTGATTCTTCTAGAAATCTAGGAAGACCAACAGCCTCTAGAAATCGCGTGATGCGGGGAATTGGCTCTGGCTTTATTGTCCAACCGGATGGCCTGGTTTTGACCAGTGCCCATGTTGTGGACGGAGCCGACCGCGTAACCGTCACACTCAAGGATGGCCGGAACTTCAACGGACGAGTTTTGGGCGAGGATGAACGAACTGATGTCGCCGTCATTAAGATTGAAGCGGCTAATTTGCCCGCAGTTACACTTGGCAATTCGGCAGATCTGCGCCCCGGTGAGTGGGCGATTGCTATTGGCAATCCCCTAGGTTTAGACAACACAGTGACCGCAGGCATCATCAGTGCCACTGACCGTTCCAGCCAAGACGTGGGTGCCCGTAATCGACAGATTGATTTTATCCAGACTGATGCCGCGATTAACCCTGGTAACTCTGGTGGTCCTTTGTTGAATCAACAGGGCCAAGTGATTGGCATGAACACGGCAATTATCGGTCGAGCGCAGGGTTTAGGCTTTGCCGTGCCGATTAATCGAGTTCAACAAATCGCCAGCCAATTAGCGGCGCAAAGCTAG
- a CDS encoding DnaJ domain-containing protein yields the protein MDSQRRTQVMEPSDLAACYRTLGLTNEATEQDIKSAYRQLARQYHPDVNPGDPTAEAHFKQVALAYQALLTAFQQRSQGHPPSGTSPSVSTSPAPTTPSAGASVPTAASTEVRFHIHNPEQRTPTSHSPQTSQLENEWKRRQLNQLQRLLQRGKWQQAIELAEDLAYRFKDDPEVQQGQGLAYHGWGRKLLDRKRYEQARVYLKKALQADPRNQKLWSEVERDYRRIERQLRL from the coding sequence ATGGATTCTCAAAGACGAACTCAAGTGATGGAACCCTCTGACCTGGCTGCCTGTTATCGAACGCTAGGCCTGACCAACGAAGCTACAGAACAAGACATCAAGTCCGCCTATCGGCAGCTGGCTCGTCAATATCACCCGGATGTCAATCCGGGTGATCCAACTGCCGAAGCGCACTTCAAGCAGGTCGCCTTGGCTTATCAGGCTCTCCTCACAGCTTTTCAGCAGCGGTCACAAGGTCATCCCCCTAGCGGGACCAGTCCATCCGTCTCAACCTCCCCGGCACCCACAACACCCTCAGCAGGAGCATCAGTACCCACTGCGGCTTCTACCGAGGTGCGCTTTCATATCCACAATCCCGAACAACGAACTCCAACCAGTCATTCTCCACAGACCAGTCAATTGGAGAACGAATGGAAGCGACGACAGTTGAATCAGCTCCAGCGTTTGCTGCAACGGGGTAAATGGCAGCAGGCTATTGAGTTGGCCGAAGACTTAGCCTATCGCTTTAAAGACGATCCAGAAGTTCAGCAAGGGCAGGGGCTGGCTTACCACGGTTGGGGCAGAAAGCTCCTGGACCGCAAGCGCTATGAGCAGGCGCGGGTCTATCTCAAAAAAGCGTTGCAAGCTGACCCGCGCAACCAGAAGCTCTGGTCTGAGGTTGAACGAGACTACAGACGCATCGAACGCCAACTGAGGCTGTAG
- a CDS encoding alpha/beta fold hydrolase — MSPRWSQASLPQPRWLLLLLSLLLIALSWWGLLAARTGLNVRSLEHDGVPMLYLALQQASQAPGVLIAHGYAGSKQLMLGYGYTLARSGYAVMLWDFDGHGANTAALERLSLQRNLDTAYAALLEQPEVDPKRLALLGHSMGSGAVMSAAIQDPARFAATVAISPTGAAVTPETPRNLMLQAGSWEQGFVANAQRLLAAAGGENNDLAGGRGRTFVLIPKAEHITILLRPISHQAALNWLDQTFNLLRSAQATMQPYIDRRFLWYGLHLLAWLLCLSALAPTLTAIVPESKVTSSRLRRWGGLLLSPLLAGGALLLLSRSIQLESLGGVQVGGAVGLWFLVAGLVWLASLFRLPRPTLPALGVGAVLFGLLWLAFGVMAQEVWLQWWLLAGRLRLWPLLAVACVPWFLASGLAQRHAGGAERLLWWLAQSVVLVVGFGWLTQLLPQLGFIYLLLPLFPLLMAMFVWIAALLRDAWSYALGSALFFGWVLAAVFPLAS, encoded by the coding sequence TTGAGCCCACGTTGGAGTCAAGCTAGCCTGCCGCAACCTCGCTGGTTGCTGCTACTCCTGTCACTTCTGCTGATTGCCCTTTCCTGGTGGGGACTGCTGGCTGCACGCACAGGCTTAAATGTGCGTTCCCTAGAGCACGATGGCGTGCCGATGCTGTATCTGGCACTGCAGCAGGCGAGCCAAGCACCAGGGGTTCTGATTGCGCATGGCTATGCTGGCTCCAAGCAGTTAATGCTGGGCTACGGTTACACCCTGGCCCGGTCTGGCTATGCAGTGATGCTATGGGACTTCGATGGTCACGGTGCTAACACAGCTGCTCTAGAACGTCTTTCGCTCCAGAGAAATCTTGATACCGCCTATGCTGCCCTCCTGGAGCAGCCCGAAGTTGATCCCAAACGTCTAGCCCTCCTTGGCCATTCAATGGGCAGTGGTGCGGTGATGTCTGCGGCGATTCAAGACCCAGCTCGCTTCGCAGCAACGGTTGCAATCTCCCCTACAGGTGCGGCAGTCACACCCGAAACCCCTCGCAATCTGATGCTGCAAGCCGGAAGTTGGGAGCAGGGTTTCGTTGCCAATGCTCAACGACTGCTAGCGGCAGCGGGTGGCGAAAACAACGACTTAGCCGGGGGACGGGGGCGGACCTTTGTGCTGATCCCTAAAGCTGAGCACATCACCATCCTCCTGCGGCCTATCAGTCATCAGGCTGCGCTTAACTGGCTCGACCAGACCTTTAACCTGCTACGCTCGGCCCAGGCTACCATGCAGCCCTATATCGACCGGCGCTTTCTCTGGTATGGGCTGCATTTGCTGGCCTGGTTGCTATGCCTCAGCGCCCTCGCACCAACCCTGACGGCCATTGTCCCTGAGAGCAAAGTGACAAGCAGTCGCCTCAGACGCTGGGGTGGGTTGCTGCTATCGCCTCTGTTGGCCGGTGGAGCGCTGCTGTTGCTCAGCCGTAGCATCCAACTCGAGAGTTTGGGAGGCGTGCAGGTCGGCGGTGCTGTCGGTCTCTGGTTTCTGGTAGCTGGCCTGGTCTGGCTGGCGAGCCTATTTCGCCTACCCCGACCCACGCTGCCAGCCCTCGGTGTGGGCGCTGTGCTGTTCGGGTTACTTTGGCTTGCCTTTGGGGTGATGGCACAAGAAGTTTGGCTGCAATGGTGGCTCTTAGCAGGACGGCTACGCCTATGGCCCCTGCTCGCGGTAGCCTGTGTGCCTTGGTTCCTTGCCTCAGGCTTAGCCCAACGTCATGCTGGAGGGGCGGAGCGTCTGCTGTGGTGGCTGGCGCAAAGTGTGGTGTTAGTGGTGGGCTTTGGTTGGCTGACTCAATTACTGCCTCAATTGGGCTTTATTTACCTGTTGCTGCCGTTATTTCCACTGTTGATGGCTATGTTTGTTTGGATCGCAGCCTTGCTCCGGGATGCTTGGAGTTACGCTTTGGGCAGTGCCCTGTTCTTCGGCTGGGTTTTGGCTGCCGTCTTTCCCCTAGCGTCTTGA
- a CDS encoding glutathione peroxidase: MVSSREGQRVPKVTFRTRQNGQWQDVTTDELFTGKNVIVFALPGAFTPTCSSTHLPGYNELAKTFKENGVDEIICLSVNDPFVMNEWAKDQEAENITMMPDGNGEFTDGMGMLVDKADLGLGKRSWRYSMLVKDGLIDKMFIEPDEPGDPFKVSDAQTMLKHINPQASKPKCVSLFTKVGCPFCARAKEMLTEHGLNYEEITLGENATSRSLKAVTGATTVPQVFIDGRLIGDSEALANYLKTA; encoded by the coding sequence ATGGTGTCTAGCCGTGAAGGCCAAAGAGTTCCCAAAGTCACTTTTCGTACTCGCCAAAATGGTCAATGGCAAGACGTGACCACAGATGAATTATTTACGGGTAAAAACGTCATTGTTTTCGCGTTGCCAGGGGCATTCACTCCAACCTGCTCCTCCACACACCTACCGGGTTACAACGAGCTGGCTAAAACCTTTAAGGAAAATGGTGTAGATGAAATTATCTGCCTTTCGGTTAACGATCCCTTTGTAATGAATGAATGGGCAAAGGATCAAGAAGCAGAAAACATCACCATGATGCCCGATGGCAATGGCGAGTTCACGGATGGTATGGGCATGTTGGTGGATAAAGCAGATCTGGGGTTGGGCAAGCGCTCTTGGCGCTACTCAATGCTGGTGAAAGATGGTCTGATTGACAAAATGTTTATTGAACCTGATGAACCCGGCGACCCTTTCAAGGTCTCAGATGCGCAAACCATGCTCAAACACATTAATCCCCAGGCTTCGAAACCGAAGTGCGTTTCCCTGTTTACCAAGGTGGGCTGCCCCTTCTGCGCCCGAGCTAAGGAAATGCTGACCGAGCACGGACTGAATTACGAAGAAATCACCTTAGGCGAGAATGCAACTTCTCGCTCGCTCAAGGCGGTTACCGGAGCAACAACAGTTCCCCAAGTTTTTATTGATGGCCGCTTGATTGGCGATTCTGAAGCTTTGGCCAACTATCTCAAAACGGCCTAG
- a CDS encoding ParM/StbA family protein, with protein sequence MALKKHISLYPADLGNGTLKWIPPGNHEVQAMPSVAADIIPGERVTGDLGGSVYLQVLESDCEQLNGRNVVVGRKAYEYPNARATFKAPDKTPYYPILALATIDGEEGAEITIDCLVLQMLDTKDESGKALLREQIVGKHFKLSRNGKVFKLLIKNLVVVPEAFPGYIYTKQMDLLLPDSYNAYLDVGAGTIQGMVVKPNGEIYQGTSFVVERRGVGRIAEDIARNPAIIEALGNRHAKPEQILEAIKGGTYAIGSTFRRVDFKAQYDALRSGWMINAVDDALRYWDHCIELVETIYLFGGGANHMRQIAAVNEGWVILDQPEYVNIRGLALYGAFAGVGATPLRKVG encoded by the coding sequence ATGGCACTTAAAAAGCACATCAGCCTTTACCCTGCAGACCTTGGCAACGGTACTCTGAAGTGGATTCCACCCGGCAATCACGAAGTTCAGGCAATGCCTTCAGTGGCTGCTGACATCATTCCCGGGGAGCGAGTTACGGGCGACCTCGGTGGCTCGGTCTACTTACAAGTCCTCGAATCCGACTGTGAGCAACTCAATGGCCGCAACGTGGTGGTCGGTCGCAAGGCTTACGAATATCCCAACGCCAGAGCCACATTCAAGGCACCCGATAAAACGCCCTATTACCCAATTCTGGCCCTTGCCACGATCGATGGCGAGGAAGGCGCAGAAATCACGATCGATTGTCTAGTACTCCAGATGCTCGACACTAAAGATGAGTCGGGCAAAGCATTGCTGCGCGAGCAGATCGTGGGCAAGCACTTCAAGCTCAGTCGCAACGGCAAAGTATTCAAGCTACTGATCAAGAATCTGGTGGTAGTTCCTGAAGCATTTCCTGGATACATCTACACCAAGCAAATGGATCTGTTGCTGCCGGATTCTTACAATGCCTATTTGGACGTAGGTGCCGGCACGATTCAAGGCATGGTTGTCAAGCCGAACGGTGAGATTTATCAGGGCACCAGTTTTGTAGTTGAGCGCCGAGGTGTAGGCCGCATTGCCGAAGACATTGCTCGCAACCCAGCAATTATCGAGGCTCTGGGCAATCGCCATGCCAAGCCCGAGCAGATTCTCGAAGCGATTAAGGGTGGCACTTACGCGATTGGTTCTACCTTCCGACGCGTGGATTTCAAGGCTCAATACGATGCTTTACGCAGTGGTTGGATGATCAACGCTGTCGATGATGCGCTGCGCTATTGGGATCACTGCATCGAGCTGGTCGAAACTATTTACCTGTTTGGTGGTGGCGCCAATCATATGCGGCAAATTGCCGCTGTGAACGAAGGCTGGGTGATTTTAGATCAGCCTGAATATGTCAATATCCGAGGTTTGGCTCTGTATGGAGCTTTTGCTGGCGTAGGAGCCACGCCGCTACGCAAGGTTGGTTAG
- a CDS encoding MarC family protein: MFKAGKTDLDIATRILGLLLAAVGVQFMLNGIAGATSHLINPAITGNG, translated from the coding sequence TTGTTCAAAGCTGGTAAAACAGACCTAGATATTGCCACCCGAATTCTAGGCCTGTTACTGGCTGCAGTTGGGGTTCAGTTTATGCTCAATGGCATTGCTGGTGCCACCAGCCACTTGATTAATCCTGCAATTACGGGCAACGGGTAA
- a CDS encoding DUF2949 domain-containing protein — protein MILQNSKTQLVNFLRQNLALSEDSLNLALRLSEQDPGPLPMILWQYGLVSLQQLEQIFDWLEHYTHA, from the coding sequence ATGATTCTGCAAAACAGCAAAACTCAGCTCGTCAACTTTCTACGGCAAAACTTGGCGCTGTCAGAAGACTCACTCAACTTAGCCCTGCGCCTTTCGGAGCAAGACCCTGGTCCCTTGCCCATGATTCTTTGGCAGTACGGTTTGGTCTCACTTCAACAGCTTGAGCAGATTTTTGACTGGTTGGAGCACTACACTCACGCCTAA
- a CDS encoding PTS fructose-like transporter subunit IIB: MNSIKKIVAVTACPTGIAHTFMAAEALRKTAQVMGYDIKVETQGSEGVKTPLSAADIAEADLAIIGADIHVDASRFSGKPVYATSTSQAIRNTKAVIEEAIAEADQERQEDSEPLVPTPEDPPIPVPSAAPTSTVKHLVGITSCPTGIAHTFMAAEALRKAAVELGHEIKVETQGSVGAKNQLTAEEIAQADAVVIAADTHVDLSRFGGKRLYQTSTKQALKSGKAVIDSALTMPAPEAQSTNGQGGYLQSVQQVKTEQSAKRSSPYKHLLTGVSYMLPVIVAGGLIIALSFVFGLKPEPGSFGDALLQIGGKSAFALIVPVLSGFIAFSIADRPGLAPGLIGGMLASNLGMGFLGGIVAGFLAGYIALFVRDKVNVPANFEGLKPVLIIPLLSTLAVGLLLVYVFGAPVKAILDGMTAFLQSMGQTNAVILGLILGGMMAVDMGGPVNKAAYTFAVGLLASNVTQPMAAVMAAGMTPPLGMALATLMAKRQFTQEEREAGRVATVLGISFITEGAIPFAAKDPIRVLPACVAGSAVAGGLSMLFGCSLRAPHGGIFVLAIPNAVSQGGLYVVAIAIGTLVTGLTMTQLKRWQPKAAKHQPV, encoded by the coding sequence ATGAACTCTATTAAAAAAATTGTGGCAGTTACGGCTTGCCCTACTGGCATTGCCCATACGTTCATGGCAGCCGAAGCCCTTAGAAAAACGGCTCAAGTGATGGGCTATGACATCAAGGTAGAAACCCAAGGATCAGAAGGTGTCAAAACGCCGCTTTCAGCGGCAGATATCGCAGAGGCCGATCTGGCGATTATTGGCGCGGATATCCATGTAGATGCGTCCCGGTTCTCTGGTAAACCAGTCTATGCAACCTCAACCAGTCAGGCAATTCGTAACACCAAAGCCGTGATTGAAGAGGCGATTGCTGAGGCTGATCAGGAGAGGCAAGAAGACAGCGAACCCCTCGTTCCCACGCCTGAAGATCCGCCAATCCCTGTTCCGTCAGCGGCCCCTACTAGCACAGTCAAACACTTGGTGGGCATCACCTCCTGTCCCACTGGTATTGCTCATACCTTTATGGCAGCGGAGGCATTACGCAAAGCGGCGGTTGAACTCGGCCACGAGATTAAAGTAGAAACGCAAGGTTCGGTGGGGGCCAAAAATCAGCTAACTGCCGAAGAAATTGCTCAGGCCGATGCTGTGGTTATCGCTGCTGATACCCACGTAGACTTATCTCGCTTTGGTGGCAAGCGGCTCTATCAAACCTCCACCAAGCAAGCCTTGAAATCTGGAAAAGCGGTAATCGACTCAGCTCTGACCATGCCAGCTCCAGAAGCGCAAAGCACCAACGGGCAGGGAGGCTATTTACAGTCGGTCCAGCAGGTAAAAACAGAACAGTCAGCAAAGCGCTCCAGTCCCTACAAGCATCTCCTGACCGGAGTTTCCTACATGCTGCCTGTGATTGTTGCCGGGGGCTTAATTATTGCCCTATCTTTTGTCTTTGGCCTGAAGCCTGAACCTGGCAGCTTTGGTGATGCTCTGCTTCAGATTGGGGGCAAGTCTGCCTTTGCCTTGATTGTGCCGGTTCTGTCTGGTTTCATTGCTTTTTCCATTGCTGACCGTCCTGGTTTAGCACCCGGTCTGATTGGCGGCATGCTGGCGTCCAATCTAGGCATGGGTTTTCTGGGCGGTATCGTGGCTGGCTTTCTGGCGGGCTATATTGCTCTATTTGTGCGCGATAAAGTCAACGTGCCAGCCAACTTTGAAGGACTGAAGCCGGTCTTGATCATTCCCCTGCTCTCAACCTTAGCGGTTGGGCTGCTGTTGGTTTACGTGTTTGGCGCACCCGTCAAAGCCATTCTGGATGGTATGACGGCCTTTTTGCAGAGCATGGGGCAAACCAACGCCGTTATTCTGGGCTTGATTCTGGGCGGCATGATGGCGGTAGATATGGGAGGTCCGGTTAACAAAGCGGCTTATACCTTCGCCGTGGGACTCCTTGCCAGTAACGTTACTCAGCCGATGGCAGCGGTGATGGCAGCGGGTATGACGCCTCCCTTGGGAATGGCCCTGGCAACCCTGATGGCAAAACGCCAATTTACGCAAGAAGAACGAGAAGCGGGTAGAGTCGCAACCGTGCTGGGGATTTCCTTTATTACTGAGGGCGCTATTCCCTTCGCGGCCAAAGACCCAATTCGGGTGTTACCTGCTTGCGTTGCTGGTTCGGCAGTCGCTGGGGGGCTGTCGATGTTGTTCGGTTGTAGCTTGCGTGCCCCTCATGGCGGCATTTTCGTGTTGGCAATTCCGAATGCTGTAAGTCAAGGTGGGCTCTATGTGGTCGCAATCGCAATAGGCACCCTGGTAACAGGTCTCACGATGACCCAACTCAAGCGTTGGCAACCGAAAGCGGCGAAGCATCAGCCCGTTTAA
- the pfkB gene encoding 1-phosphofructokinase codes for MSPKIATITLNPAIDQTASIANFRAGEVNRVEWEQADPGGKGVNVASFLTGFEFSVTVSGFLGKDNAELFQSFFAQKGIQNRFIAIPGKTRVNVKIIDAAQNQVTDINFPGQAASVNDVAMLQQIIDELVADHDWFVLSGSIPAGLPTSIYGELVARLKAQGKTVVLDASGESFRQAIPFAPYAIKPNLDELQELFGKALETEEAIAQAAQDLLAKGIQCVVVSMGARGAIFAEATEAVVARPPQIEVVSTVGAGDAMVSGLVTGKLRGLALADCARLATAFSMGALSQVGPRLPPRETIESFMNKVSVKTL; via the coding sequence ATGAGTCCCAAAATTGCCACAATTACCCTAAACCCAGCTATTGATCAGACGGCTTCGATTGCCAATTTCAGAGCTGGCGAAGTCAATCGGGTGGAATGGGAACAGGCCGATCCCGGCGGTAAAGGTGTAAATGTCGCCTCATTTTTGACAGGTTTTGAGTTCTCAGTCACGGTCTCGGGTTTCCTGGGCAAGGACAACGCAGAACTGTTCCAAAGCTTCTTCGCTCAAAAAGGTATCCAAAACCGATTTATTGCCATCCCTGGCAAAACTCGGGTCAATGTCAAAATCATTGATGCCGCACAAAATCAAGTTACAGATATTAACTTCCCGGGGCAAGCTGCGAGCGTCAATGACGTGGCTATGCTGCAACAAATCATTGATGAGTTGGTAGCTGATCATGATTGGTTTGTGCTATCTGGCAGTATCCCGGCTGGGCTGCCTACTAGCATTTATGGGGAGCTTGTAGCTCGACTGAAAGCGCAAGGCAAAACTGTGGTTCTAGATGCCAGTGGTGAAAGTTTTCGCCAAGCCATTCCGTTTGCACCCTATGCGATCAAACCCAACCTTGATGAGTTGCAAGAGTTATTTGGCAAGGCATTAGAGACCGAGGAGGCGATTGCCCAAGCTGCTCAAGACCTTTTGGCCAAAGGCATCCAGTGCGTTGTCGTGTCGATGGGGGCGAGAGGGGCGATTTTTGCGGAAGCAACTGAAGCCGTGGTGGCTCGTCCTCCCCAAATCGAAGTGGTCAGCACGGTGGGCGCAGGCGATGCGATGGTTTCGGGCTTGGTCACCGGCAAGCTTCGGGGGTTGGCTCTTGCAGATTGCGCGCGGCTGGCAACTGCTTTTTCGATGGGCGCGTTGAGCCAAGTCGGACCTCGATTACCTCCCAGAGAAACCATTGAGTCTTTTATGAATAAGGTCAGCGTGAAAACGCTGTAG